In the genome of Dickeya fangzhongdai, one region contains:
- a CDS encoding IclR family transcriptional regulator, protein MDEEGKAEKPLGSQSLFRGLQLIEILSDYPNGCPLARIAELSGMNKSTVHRLLQGLAGCGYVAPARQPGSYRLTTKFIAIGQKALSSLNVLHVAAPHLEELNLTVGETVNFSTREDDHAILIYKLEPTTGMMRTRAYIGQHMSLHSSAMGKIFMAYGADDYPAEYWHTHQDSIRPLTDNTIIELPDMERELAEIRRQGLAMDREENELGVSCISAPVFDIQHRVVYAVSISLSMARLQQIGIDALVAPLQETARNISHELGFTPSA, encoded by the coding sequence ATTGATGAAGAGGGGAAGGCGGAAAAGCCGCTGGGTAGCCAAAGCCTGTTTCGCGGTTTGCAGTTGATCGAAATACTGAGCGATTACCCCAACGGGTGCCCGCTGGCGCGGATTGCCGAGTTGTCCGGCATGAACAAAAGCACCGTCCACCGTTTGTTGCAAGGGCTGGCCGGGTGCGGTTATGTCGCGCCGGCACGGCAGCCGGGCAGCTATCGTCTGACCACCAAGTTCATCGCTATCGGGCAGAAGGCGCTTTCGTCGCTGAATGTGTTGCACGTGGCGGCGCCGCACCTTGAAGAACTCAACCTGACGGTGGGCGAGACCGTCAATTTTTCAACCCGTGAAGACGACCACGCCATCCTGATTTACAAGCTGGAACCCACCACCGGCATGATGCGTACCCGTGCTTATATCGGCCAGCATATGTCTCTGCACAGTTCGGCGATGGGCAAGATTTTCATGGCCTATGGCGCAGATGACTACCCGGCCGAATACTGGCATACCCATCAGGACAGCATTCGTCCGCTGACCGACAATACCATCATCGAACTACCCGACATGGAGCGGGAACTGGCGGAGATTCGTCGCCAGGGGCTGGCAATGGATCGGGAAGAGAATGAACTGGGCGTCTCCTGTATTTCCGCGCCGGTGTTTGATATTCAGCACCGGGTGGTTTATGCCGTTTCCATTTCGCTGTCGATGGCGCGTTTGCAGCAGATCGGCATTGATGCGCTGGTCGCGCCGTTGCAGGAAACCGCCCGGAACATTTCTCACGAGCTGGGCTTTACGCCGTCGGCGTAA
- the epd gene encoding erythrose-4-phosphate dehydrogenase, which produces MTIRIAINGFGRIGRSVLRALYESGRRAEIAVVAINELANAEGIAHLLKYDSSHGRFSWDVRQECDRLSVGDDTIRLLHEPDLRSLPWGELGVDIVLDCSGVYGSRADGEAHLAAGAKKVLFSHPGAPDLDATIVYGVNHPDLQPVHRLVSNASCTTNCIIPIIKLLDDAYGIESGTVTTIHASMNDQPVIDAYHHDLRRTRAASQSIIPVDTKLAVGITRFFPKFEDRFEAISVRVPTINVTAIDLSVSVKNAVNVSEINTLFRQSAQNTFRGIVDYTDLPLVSVDFNHDPHSAIVDGTQTRVSGGHLIKTLVWCDNEWGFANRMLDTTRAMAACGF; this is translated from the coding sequence CGGGCCGAGATTGCGGTAGTGGCGATTAACGAACTGGCCAACGCCGAAGGGATTGCCCACCTGCTTAAATACGACAGCAGTCATGGCCGCTTTTCGTGGGATGTGCGTCAGGAATGCGATCGTTTGTCGGTAGGGGATGACACTATCCGCCTGTTGCATGAGCCGGACCTTCGTTCCCTGCCGTGGGGGGAGCTTGGCGTCGATATCGTGCTGGATTGCAGCGGGGTATATGGCAGTCGCGCCGATGGCGAAGCCCATCTGGCGGCGGGGGCGAAGAAAGTGTTGTTCTCCCACCCCGGCGCGCCGGATCTCGACGCCACCATCGTGTACGGCGTCAACCATCCGGATTTGCAGCCGGTTCACCGTCTGGTGTCCAACGCGTCCTGCACCACCAACTGTATTATTCCGATTATCAAGCTGCTGGACGATGCGTACGGCATCGAGAGCGGCACTGTCACCACGATCCATGCATCGATGAACGACCAGCCGGTGATTGACGCTTATCACCATGACCTGAGGCGCACCCGTGCGGCCAGCCAGTCGATCATCCCGGTGGACACCAAACTGGCGGTGGGCATTACCCGTTTCTTTCCGAAATTTGAAGACCGTTTTGAGGCGATTTCGGTGCGGGTGCCGACCATCAATGTGACGGCCATTGACCTGAGCGTCAGTGTGAAAAACGCGGTAAACGTAAGTGAAATCAATACGCTGTTTCGTCAATCAGCGCAGAATACATTTCGTGGTATAGTTGACTATACCGATTTGCCGTTGGTTTCCGTGGATTTCAACCATGACCCGCATAGCGCGATTGTGGATGGAACGCAAACCCGGGTCAGCGGAGGGCATCTGATCAAGACGCTGGTCTGGTGCGATAACGAATGGGGCTTTGCCAACCGGATGTTGGATACAACTCGGGCGATGGCGGCCTGCGGTTTCTGA
- the pgk gene encoding phosphoglycerate kinase gives MAVIKMTDLDLAGKRVLIRADLNVPVKDGKVTSDARIRASLPTIEIALKQGARVMVTSHLGRPTEGEYNEEFSLLPVVNYLKDRLSSPVRLAKDYLDGVDVAEGELVVLENVRFNKGEKKDDEVLSKKYAALCDVFVMDAFGTAHRAQASTHGVGKFAPIACAGPLLSDELEALGKALGNPARPMVAIVGGSKVSTKLTVLDSLSKIADQLIVGGGIANTFVAAQGHNVGKSLYEAELIPEAKKLLETCDIPVPSDVRVATEFSETATATLKSVAAIKDDEQILDLGDVSAERLAEILKNAKTILWNGPVGVFEFPNFRKGTEIIANAIANSDAFSIAGGGDTLAAIDLFGIADKISYISTGGGAFLEFVEGKKLPAVVMLEERARQ, from the coding sequence ATGGCTGTAATTAAGATGACCGACCTGGATCTGGCTGGCAAACGCGTGCTGATCCGTGCGGATCTGAACGTGCCGGTTAAAGATGGCAAAGTGACGTCTGACGCCCGTATCCGCGCTTCCCTGCCGACCATTGAAATCGCCCTGAAGCAGGGTGCCCGCGTGATGGTGACATCCCACCTGGGCCGTCCGACCGAAGGTGAGTACAACGAAGAATTCTCCCTGCTGCCGGTCGTGAACTACCTGAAAGATCGCCTGTCTTCACCGGTGCGTCTGGCGAAAGACTACCTGGACGGCGTTGACGTGGCGGAAGGCGAACTGGTGGTGCTGGAAAACGTCCGCTTCAACAAAGGCGAGAAGAAAGACGACGAAGTCCTGTCCAAAAAATACGCCGCGCTGTGCGACGTGTTCGTGATGGATGCGTTCGGTACCGCGCACCGCGCCCAGGCTTCTACCCACGGCGTGGGCAAATTCGCGCCGATCGCCTGTGCCGGTCCGCTGCTGTCCGACGAACTGGAAGCGCTGGGCAAAGCGCTGGGCAACCCGGCCCGTCCGATGGTCGCTATCGTGGGCGGTTCTAAAGTTTCCACTAAACTGACCGTGCTGGACTCGCTGTCCAAAATCGCTGACCAGCTGATCGTCGGCGGCGGTATCGCCAATACCTTCGTGGCCGCTCAGGGCCATAACGTCGGTAAATCGCTGTATGAAGCAGAACTGATTCCGGAAGCGAAGAAACTGCTGGAAACCTGTGATATTCCGGTACCAAGCGACGTTCGCGTTGCTACGGAATTCTCCGAAACTGCCACGGCGACATTGAAATCCGTTGCCGCCATTAAAGATGATGAACAGATTCTGGACCTGGGCGATGTGTCCGCAGAGCGTCTGGCTGAAATTCTGAAAAACGCCAAAACTATTCTGTGGAATGGCCCGGTCGGCGTATTCGAATTCCCGAACTTCCGTAAAGGTACGGAAATCATCGCCAATGCCATCGCCAACAGCGACGCGTTCTCCATCGCTGGCGGCGGCGATACGCTGGCGGCGATCGATCTGTTCGGCATTGCCGACAAGATCTCCTATATTTCTACCGGTGGCGGCGCTTTCCTGGAGTTCGTGGAAGGTAAAAAACTGCCGGCGGTGGTAATGCTGGAAGAGCGCGCTCGTCAGTAA
- a CDS encoding oxidative stress defense protein has protein sequence MKLKVLALTTLLGIGLSSMTVQAGNELPSGPHIVTSGTASVDATPDIARLAIEVSVSSKDVSDAKKQVDERVAQYFAFLDKSGIDKKDINAANLRTQPEYDYLKNGGSVLKGYRAVRQVEVTLRQLDKLNELLDGALKSGLNEIRAVDLGVANPDAYREQARKKAIEQATQQAQSLASGFNATLGPVYSIRYHVANYQPVPVARMFKTADMVAQSEVSQTYEQQTIHFDDQVDVVFELQRAP, from the coding sequence GTGAAGCTGAAAGTTCTGGCACTGACCACTCTGCTTGGTATTGGTCTGTCGTCGATGACGGTTCAGGCCGGCAATGAATTACCCAGCGGGCCGCACATCGTGACTTCCGGCACCGCCAGCGTCGATGCGACGCCGGATATCGCCCGGCTGGCGATAGAAGTCAGCGTTTCATCCAAGGATGTGTCCGACGCCAAAAAGCAGGTGGATGAGCGGGTCGCGCAATATTTTGCTTTTCTTGATAAAAGCGGTATCGATAAAAAAGATATTAACGCCGCCAACCTGCGCACGCAGCCGGAGTACGACTACCTGAAAAACGGCGGTTCGGTGCTGAAAGGCTACCGGGCGGTGCGCCAGGTGGAGGTGACATTACGTCAGCTGGACAAACTCAATGAACTGCTGGACGGCGCGCTCAAGTCCGGTCTTAACGAGATTCGGGCGGTGGATCTGGGCGTCGCCAATCCGGACGCCTACCGCGAGCAGGCGCGCAAAAAAGCGATAGAACAGGCAACGCAGCAGGCGCAGTCGCTGGCTAGCGGGTTTAACGCCACGCTGGGGCCTGTCTACAGCATCCGCTATCACGTCGCCAATTATCAGCCGGTGCCGGTCGCCCGCATGTTCAAAACTGCCGACATGGTGGCGCAAAGCGAAGTCTCTCAGACCTACGAACAACAGACCATTCACTTTGACGATCAGGTGGATGTGGTGTTTGAACTGCAACGCGCCCCCTGA
- the mscS gene encoding small-conductance mechanosensitive channel MscS — MEELNVAESMGRLQSWLVNNQHILLQYAVNIVASLVILCIGMLIARIMSNTINRLMVARGIDVTVADFLSALVRYGIIAFTLIAALSRVGVQTASVIAVLGAAGLAVGLALQGSLSNFAAGVLLVVFRPFRTGESVDLGGVAGTVTQVQIFSTTLLTADGKVIVVPNGKIIAGNITNSSREPDRRTEIIVGVAYDADIDVVKKVLGDIVAADTRIQQDKGVTIRLNEMGASSLNFVVRVWTTNGDAAAVYWDLLESFKRALDEHRIGIPYPQMDVHLHQTASSAKTGSQGAPTL, encoded by the coding sequence ATGGAAGAACTCAACGTAGCCGAAAGCATGGGTCGCCTGCAGTCATGGCTGGTAAACAACCAACATATCTTGCTGCAGTACGCGGTGAATATTGTCGCTTCGCTGGTGATCCTGTGCATCGGGATGCTTATCGCCCGCATTATGTCGAACACGATAAACCGGCTGATGGTGGCTCGCGGCATCGACGTCACGGTGGCGGATTTTCTGTCCGCGCTGGTGCGCTACGGTATCATCGCTTTCACGCTGATCGCGGCGTTAAGCCGGGTCGGGGTGCAGACCGCATCGGTCATTGCCGTACTGGGCGCCGCCGGCCTGGCGGTCGGTCTGGCGTTGCAAGGCTCGCTGTCGAACTTTGCCGCCGGGGTGCTGCTGGTGGTGTTCCGGCCGTTTCGTACCGGCGAATCGGTGGATCTGGGCGGAGTCGCCGGTACGGTGACGCAGGTGCAGATTTTTTCCACCACGTTGCTGACCGCCGACGGTAAAGTCATCGTGGTGCCGAACGGCAAGATTATCGCCGGCAATATCACCAACAGTTCCCGTGAGCCGGATCGCCGCACCGAAATTATTGTCGGCGTGGCGTATGACGCGGATATCGATGTGGTGAAAAAGGTACTGGGCGACATTGTGGCGGCGGATACGCGCATCCAGCAGGATAAGGGCGTCACCATTCGTTTAAATGAAATGGGTGCTTCCTCGCTCAATTTCGTCGTGCGGGTATGGACCACCAACGGCGATGCGGCGGCGGTGTACTGGGACCTGCTGGAAAGCTTCAAACGCGCGTTGGATGAACACCGTATCGGTATTCCCTACCCGCAGATGGACGTGCACCTGCATCAGACCGCTTCTTCGGCGAAGACGGGCTCCCAGGGCGCGCCTACGCTGTAA
- a CDS encoding LysR family transcriptional regulator ArgP, with protein sequence MKRPDYRTLQALDAVIRERGFERAAQKLCITQSAVSQRIKQLENLFGQPLLVRTIPPRPTEQGQKLLALLHQVELLEEEWLGNENSSETPLLLSLAVNADSLATWLLPALQPVLVDSPIRLNLQVEDETRTQERLRRGEVVGAVSIQPQPLPSCLVDKLGALDYLFVASPGFANRYFPNGVTRSALLRAPVVAFDHLDDMHQAFLQQNFDLPPGSVPCHIVNSSEAFVQLARQGTTCCMIPHLQIERELANGELIDLTPGLFQRRMLYWHRFAPESRMMRQVTDALLTHGRQVLRQS encoded by the coding sequence ATGAAACGCCCGGACTATCGCACCCTTCAGGCGCTGGACGCCGTGATCCGTGAGCGAGGCTTTGAACGCGCCGCACAAAAACTCTGTATTACACAGTCCGCCGTCTCGCAGCGCATCAAACAGCTGGAGAACCTATTCGGCCAGCCGCTGCTGGTGAGAACGATTCCGCCGCGTCCGACCGAGCAAGGGCAGAAGCTGCTGGCGCTGTTGCATCAGGTTGAATTGCTGGAAGAAGAGTGGCTGGGCAACGAAAATAGCAGCGAAACGCCGCTGTTGCTGTCGCTGGCGGTCAACGCCGACAGCCTGGCGACCTGGCTGCTGCCCGCGCTGCAACCGGTGCTGGTGGATTCGCCGATCCGGCTGAATCTGCAGGTGGAAGATGAAACCCGCACCCAGGAGCGCCTGCGCCGGGGTGAAGTGGTGGGCGCGGTGAGTATTCAGCCTCAGCCGTTGCCAAGCTGTCTGGTGGATAAACTGGGCGCGCTGGACTACCTGTTCGTCGCGTCGCCGGGATTCGCCAACCGTTACTTCCCGAACGGCGTGACCCGCTCCGCGTTGCTGCGCGCGCCGGTGGTGGCGTTCGACCATCTGGATGACATGCATCAGGCGTTTTTGCAGCAGAACTTCGATCTGCCGCCCGGCAGCGTACCCTGCCACATCGTTAACTCGTCCGAAGCCTTCGTTCAGCTCGCTCGTCAGGGCACCACCTGCTGTATGATCCCCCATTTGCAAATCGAGAGAGAACTGGCCAATGGCGAGCTGATCGACCTGACGCCGGGACTGTTCCAGCGCCGCATGCTGTACTGGCATCGTTTTGCGCCGGAAAGCCGGATGATGCGGCAGGTCACCGACGCCCTGCTCACGCATGGGCGTCAGGTTCTGCGCCAGTCCTGA
- the fbaA gene encoding class II fructose-bisphosphate aldolase: MSKIFDFVKPGVITGDDVQKVFAIAKENHFALPAVNCVGTDSINAVLEAAAKVRAPVIVQFSNGGAVFTAGKGLKAEGQQAAILGAISGAHHVHQLAEHYGVPVILHTDHCAKKLLPWLDGLLDAGEKHYAATGKPLFSSHMIDLSEESLEENIEICSKYLARMAKLDMTLEIELGCTGGEEDGVDNSHLDNSALYTQPEDVAYAYEKLNAISPRFTIAASFGNVHGVYKPGNVQLTPKILRNSQEFVSKKFNLPHNSLDFVFHGGSGSSAEEIAEAVSYGVVKMNIDTDTQWATWEGILNYYKKNEGYLQGQLGNPEGSDKPNKKYYDPRVWLRAGQASMVARLEKAFKELNAIDVL, encoded by the coding sequence ATGTCTAAAATCTTTGATTTCGTAAAACCTGGTGTCATCACGGGTGATGACGTTCAGAAAGTATTCGCAATTGCCAAAGAAAACCACTTTGCATTGCCGGCGGTTAACTGTGTCGGTACCGACTCTATTAACGCCGTTCTGGAAGCCGCAGCCAAAGTGCGCGCGCCGGTAATCGTTCAGTTCTCCAACGGCGGCGCTGTATTTACCGCTGGTAAAGGTCTGAAAGCTGAAGGTCAGCAGGCGGCAATTCTGGGTGCGATTTCTGGCGCTCACCATGTACATCAGTTGGCTGAGCATTATGGCGTGCCGGTGATTCTGCACACTGACCATTGCGCGAAGAAACTGCTGCCGTGGCTGGACGGCCTGCTGGACGCCGGCGAGAAGCACTATGCCGCCACGGGTAAACCGCTGTTCTCTTCCCACATGATCGACCTGTCTGAAGAATCTCTGGAAGAAAACATCGAGATTTGCAGCAAGTATCTGGCGCGTATGGCCAAACTGGACATGACGCTGGAAATCGAACTGGGTTGCACCGGCGGCGAAGAAGACGGCGTGGACAACAGCCATCTGGACAACTCCGCGCTGTACACCCAGCCGGAAGACGTGGCTTACGCCTACGAAAAACTGAACGCCATCAGCCCGCGTTTCACCATCGCGGCGTCCTTCGGCAACGTACACGGCGTGTACAAGCCGGGTAACGTTCAGTTGACGCCGAAAATCCTGCGCAACTCTCAGGAATTCGTGTCCAAAAAATTCAACCTGCCGCACAACAGCCTGGATTTCGTATTCCACGGCGGTTCCGGTTCTTCTGCGGAAGAAATCGCCGAAGCGGTCAGCTACGGTGTGGTGAAGATGAACATCGACACCGACACCCAGTGGGCGACCTGGGAAGGCATCCTGAACTACTACAAGAAAAACGAAGGCTATCTGCAGGGCCAGCTGGGCAACCCGGAAGGCAGCGACAAGCCGAACAAGAAATACTATGACCCGCGTGTCTGGCTGCGTGCCGGTCAGGCGAGCATGGTAGCTCGTCTGGAAAAAGCGTTTAAAGAACTGAACGCGATCGACGTGCTGTAA